One window of the Microplitis demolitor isolate Queensland-Clemson2020A chromosome 10, iyMicDemo2.1a, whole genome shotgun sequence genome contains the following:
- the LOC106694131 gene encoding uncharacterized protein LOC106694131 — protein MTTYFLQILQLPVKKLKKKKNHQWKKRLLPNDAEEEEAVRLMNAEYLSVEAEKSAADDSENTPGAMDRQKFRKELQRAADRFEEFLATRPETEKRFEKRPTARPEDYINLLPAPSPKVVEVQKFLHASRLPQEYEQEMSTDSEEEDEEEEEELLRENSDTEIEDDDTSVGSISDTEVQVEITPATPEQVNQ, from the coding sequence ATGACGACGTATTTTCTACAGATCCTCCAGTTGCCGgtgaagaaattgaaaaagaaaaagaaccACCAGTGGAAGAAACGACTTCTGCCGAACGATGCCGAGGAAGAGGAAGCAGTCCGCTTGATGAATGCCGAGTACCTATCGGTAGAAGCTGAAAAGAGTGCAGCTGACGACAGCGAAAATACACCAGGAGCTATGGATCGACAGAAATTTCGCAAAGAACTGCAAAGAGCAGCCGATCGATTTGAAGAATTTTTGGCAACCCGACCTGAAACAGAAAAAAGGTTTGAAAAACGTCCTACGGCGCGACCAGAGGATTACATCAATCTACTCCCTGCTCCTAGCCCTAAGGTGGTAGAAGTCCAAAAATTTCTCCATGCTAGCCGTCTTCCTCAGGAATATGAGCAAGAAATGTCAACTGATTCAGAGGAagaagacgaagaagaagaagaggaatTGCTCCGAGAAAACTCAGACACGGAAATCGAAGACGATGACACTAGTGTGGGCAGCATATCCGACACAGAGGTGCAGGTAGAAATTACCCCTGCAACTCCAGAACAAGTGAATCAATAA
- the LOC106694132 gene encoding uncharacterized protein LOC106694132 — MCNGTRLLIKELKDNLIVAKIITGSAAGELAPIPRIPMIPTDLPIPFKRLQFPVKISFALTINKSQGQKFKLVGIDLRKECFTHGQLYVALSRVGAPDHQYILLPENNLTSNVVYKEALQ, encoded by the coding sequence aTGTGCAATGGCACGAGACTTCTTATAAAGGagttaaaagataatttaatagtaGCGAAGATTATCACCGGCTCTGCAGCTGGTGAATTAGCTCCTATACCAAGAATACCCATGATTCCTACTGATTTGCCTATACCCTTCAAAAGGCTCCAATTTCCAGTGAAAATTTCTTTCGCACTAACGATAAACAAATCCCAGggccaaaaattcaaattagtaGGAATTGATTTACGAAAAGAATGTTTTACGCATGGGCAACTTTACGTTGCCCTATCACGGGTCGGGGCTCCCGACCACCAGTATATTTTGTtacctgaaaataatttaacgtcaaATGTTGTTTATAAAGAAGCTCTACAATAA